The window GTCTCGTGTTTAGTCCCTGGGTTGAGATGTGTGATCTTCACCTCCACTGCCTGCACCTTCAGGTTCTTGGGTGGGACCCGACTCACTTTGTATGTGACCTCGTCGCCCTCAACAGGGACATACTCCCCCTCAATGCTGAAACAGAGAACAGTAAGGACAAGGATGAGGTAGGAGATATAATGGGCTGTTTGGCTTCGTACTGTCTTGTGGTATAGATGTGCAGATGGGTACAGATGAAGTGTAACACAGGAAGTGCCATCACAAATCAAAATACATAACAACAGTCACGAGAGAACACTTGTTTGAAGGAGTTTTTACCTTTCATGgtgcaaaaatgtgtttatgtgcaagGAATGACTTAAAGTAGAGGCCCTAATTTTTCTTATGATTTATAACTAattttaatgtctctgtgtAATGTGTCCAAAGATAGATGGACAGAAAGAACATCTGTCTACCAGCACCTCATCACCTTACCAGTTTAGACATTGCATGTGACACTATTTCTTGGTTAACAGATCTTCTCATTTCACTCTTGGCAAAAAAAgtgccaaaatgtaaaattgttcTCTTAAAGGGTTGATGTCACAGTGTGGTCGTACGCACTGAGAGTGAGATTAcagaagcaaacacagacagctgctggagTTCTGATAATGAGGACATCTGACACAAAATAAACGTTGGACTTTTAGTACTATTCAGATGTTTGGCTGTAATATAACAGGATTGTCCTCCATAGTTTGCTTGGTGGAACTACTTAAATGTGCTTTTGCTGTGGTTATAATACAACATGATGAAGATTAATGCTTGTcctgaataaaaaatgaataataaaagcACATCAGAGAAGTTGCTGTTCTTTCTGTGCATATTGCAGGCGTCACAGTGTCCCAGCAAAGTTGGGGAAAATaacttttcctttgaaaaaaGTACACATGTAGATAATATTATCTGCTGAGTTCTTCTTGTGCTATGAGTTGACGCTGCAGATCTGCAATAGGTTTGTGTTGCTATTTTAATACATATGCACATTGTGCATAATTGATATAATGCACAAAGTGTTTGCTGAGATTCTCAGAGGTGACCGCTGTAACATCCGGACGATACATTCTCCCAGgagtgtgttcagtgtttgtccCACTCACTCTGAGATGTGAACAAAGATGTCTTCGCCACCGTGGGAGGGTCGGATGAAACCGTGACCCTGTGACCTTGAGAAGTTCTTACACACACCCTTAAACACTGGACCTGAGTGAGCACGTACTGTACTgcaggcaaagaaagaaagaaaaaaatactactGTCAGTGTGACTTACTGACAATAGAAGCAGGAGTTTAGAAGAATATACTTTTCAAGATTTGGGCCCTTTTGACAAGACAGAGAAATGGATgagtgaggacagagaggaagatcCATAAtggagatgagaagaaaagatgaagagcAGTTCACATCGACACCTACACCATCTCATAGTGTCCCAACACAGCGACAGCAGACAGGCCAACTCACAATATAAACAGTGCAGTATTCAGTcttaaaaaatcttaaaaagaCTGCgtttcctctgaaatgtagtaaAGCTTAAACTATGTGTGTAAACTATATGAATGAAATGGTAAAACTTAATTAAGGTACAAGAATCcacaatttaaattttcaagAAGGTGTCTATCCACCACacattaatatataataaaccAATCGTACTTACGCTGAGTAGGTGCGGGTGCGTTTGGTTGGTAAGGGGCTGGGCAAATCCCTAGGCAGTGGCAGCTCTTTCCCTTCCTCCCATACTCGACTTCCCTCCCTCAGGAAGGGGAAGGTGAGGGTGAGAGAGGTGTCAGGGGAGCGCAGAGGAGTCCCAGAGGGCGACGTGAGGTTGGGGTCTGCCATGTCAGatgaggcaggaggaggaggaggaagatggggAAAGACGGTGTGAATGCAGTGttggatgctgctgctgctctttgagCCACAGGCTGCTGACACAGTTGGCGTATCTGTGAGTCCGTCTGCTTGGAAAGGCCTGCCTCAGTGCGGGGCACAGGCTCAGCAGATAGATCCTGGTCAGCTCTGTCACTTCAAGTCTGTCAGGAGGACTTGCTGTGAGGAGAGagaccacagagagagagagacttcagAGAGATCAGAGAGATGGCATGTGGCTTTAAAAttaatgagagaaaagagggattCAAAGGGCCATCCAGCCAAAAATATTCAAGTATGCATTGCTTGATccttaaatgtcaaaatgacaCAAGTTTGGGTCCAAAAACAGTGGATTGTACACTTCATATAATGGATTTGATGGTTAAGCCTCCCTGGTAATACCTCCAGTTTCTAACACAGGCTTTCTGCTACAAATGTGTATCCTCTAAGTCCCATCAGAGATATATCAAAAATACACCATTATGGTTATTTTCTCAAActtgacaaaaataatacagttttcacaggctgagcaGTATAACCAGATCATGGGCTGTGAAATTggtggagtgcccctttaaagCTATCCCCAAACCCCGTGtaatgcaaaaaacacacacatttcttttacaTCAGGAGCCTTTGAAAGTTTCCCTTTGGCTCAGCTGGAGGCCATCTGCATTCCACTGCGATCCCACATGATTATATTGCAAGGTTTATCTCCGAAGCTACCCAAAGCATAGTATTAATAAATGTGGGGATTAATTTTGTATATCTACTTTATGTGCATTGCAACTGCACAGTGTATATGTATTACAGAGCACTGTCACTGTACACAGCATGTTCAGTATGATCACAGTTATATGCCCTTTGAGCTATCATTTATCAATCTACCTACGTTTCCATTATTAAATTCCTAAAATCCACAACATATCCTGTTTAGTCAGGTGACCTTGCCCTCCAATCCTCCCTAATCTGGTTTCTCCATACAATAATAATTTCAAGGTTACACTAAAGGGGGAACTGGCTGATCTCCTGTCCGTGAATCCGCCTCAGGAACACCATTAACACACTCACCATACACAAAAACCGCGTTGCTCTATGTTTACGTgggtatgtgtgtatttttcctatgacatatttattttacgCCCACTCCTCCGCCTGTGACGATGCAGGCAGAGCTGGAGCTCCGCACGCGGCCTGACGTaagagcagctgcagaacatCGCCTTCAGTGGTGCGTTCATGACGTCAGCGCCCCATTCCCAGAGGAGCAGTCACATATCGTACAGGAAGGCTACTACACACATTATATCAGAGTGGTtccaataaaacacactgaggtCCCGATAAACTGAGTCTCAACATGAAAATTGCAGTAATCATAATGATGCCGGTCATAATGAGAAACTACTGTAAATGGACCCAAACATACAGAGAGTTCACACATATTTACAACCAGCAGCTGGAGAACATCTGGATGTACCAAAATGAAGCTACAGAATTAAACAAGGTTATGTCCCGGGTGGGGAACAAATCCCATCTCTTTCCTTTCAGGATAAAAATGTATGTGAGTTTGCCCTGAGAGCTGAATTCATACACTTAACTTTCTTCACAGAACCTTCAGCcataaaattacatattttatatttctgtcttaCCTTTGCTTTAATTTCAGCCAGTAGTGAAAcgtaaggaaaaaaaatccctgatTTATAACCTTAATGATTACTGCATGTTCTCAAAACGTGTgacaggaggaaaaggaaatcaGTGTGCTGGACTTGGACAAAAACAGGGCGAAAGGTCCATTCATGCTGACCAGCTGGCGGtcaaataaacatgaatttgtcctacacacaatcacagatgcacacattcAGGCTATGTAATTTCTAATAAAAATCTGCTTCTTTATTTAGCGGAAAGTCTGTCAAGCATGCAGAGACTACATTGTCCCGATTGTTTTGTCCCCCAAAACAAagccacagtgacacactcCCCCCTGCAGGCACTACAACATGCATTTATCGGCAGAAACGTTACTTACTGCTTTGGGTGCGCTAGTAGCTTGAGGACGATCAGTGTGCGACTGTGTGTCTTTAAAGTCAGTCTGTATTATATAAcgtgcaaataaataaataagtcgACTAAAGCCGCGCAGACCGGGCGACGGAAAACCCTGATGTGACGTTGTGAGGGCTGCTGAGTCTGCGCAGCTGGCGGAGATTCCGATGGCGTGatgtgactgactgtgtgtgtgtgtgtgtgtgtgtgtgtgtgtgtgtgaaaaatgactttCTTCATTCCTTTTCATGAGTATAATCTGCTGCTAGGGGAACAGTGCTCTCAGTGTAGTGAGGCATTCAGTCTTTGCCATGCTGTTCATTATACTGCACGCTGCTCATCTATTATCAAGGATGCGTTAATACAACGGATTTTGGCTTTTACAAGCTTATATTTTAATACACATATATCAGTAAAAGCACCAAAAACATGTTATTGTTCATGGAGCACCGATGTTCACACATGAGATAGCTCCCCACAGTCTGCAGTAGGCTGATAGTTAGTTCATAATGTTCTGGAGCTAAGCTTTCTGCAGGCATCACTTCTGCATCAGTGGTCACTTGCAAACATCTATAAAAACTCTCTCCAATCTAAGATAGTTTCACAACAGACAACTGAGACAAAAATGAGGTGGCCAGGTAGTTGTCACATGAAACACAGTCCACTGCTTCTCTGATTGTATATCAAACACAAGCATGAGCTGCAATGAACAAAGCGCATGACGAAGAGCGAAGATAGGCGATCTGTCCTAAACACGCAAGTCCTTCGCTGCCCTTTAAACTGTAGGATTTAAAGGCTGGTCACTAATCCGTTTTTATGTACATCCCACAATCACACAAAACGGCAAATTCATAAATCACACCCACTCGTACCGTCGATCCGTCCCTTTACTGTGAGAttgaacagaaatacaaaatatttcaagGCTGTTAAAGTAACAGAGGACGAGTGCCCAGACACCTGGAGGCTGGAGGTAACATTTCAAAGATAAAGTAGATCTTCTAAGTCTGACAAATTTGACTCCCATTgaaaaaattatttacattgttGCAATGTTACcttgaaacaaacacattaaaaatatgaGCCACAGGTCACCTTGTATTAGTAAAACAAGTCACTCAGCCCCACTTTAAACTCTCTAATCTTAAAATTCAAGGATATATAAAAGTTCACACATCAATACCACAAATACggtttatcatttatttatcctGACAAGTGCAGATTCAGATTTTGTGACCCGTGTATTTCTATCATTGTAACGTATTCACGTAATGGTTTAATGGTTGTTTTCGTTTCAATTGGGGTCAAAATCTCATGTGAAATATATCAGGCGGACGTAAATGCCTACCAATCATTCTGTTATTAAATATATGGTATATTTTATATACACTGATGCTTGTAAGTTAAGGACAGTACGTCATGTGACTGAGGTAACATCAGTCACTTTACACCAACAGCACCTTGTTTCAGGAAGCAGCTTGACTTTGTGTCTTCACTACAATTCACTGTACCCACACAACAGGGGTTCAGTCTCCCCTCAGTTATCGTGGTCTGCCTGTTCTAACCACCCAATATTCTCTTCATCCACTGCAGTGCTAATTGTTCCACCACGACAGCAGGCCCAGTCCAGGCTCACATATGGTCCCCTGAAACAACAGTGGAATGAAAGAGTCAGGGTGGACGTGAAGttccttttgtttcatttcatgtgttcagttctgtattttttcttcttactcGTGTATTTTTTCCATAAGCCATGATAAACAACTAGCAGGTGGATCCTGAGatatcagtgaaataaaaccacatttctCAACTACTTTTAAAAGAACTTTTAGCATGAGTGGTGTAAATACGCGTTAGTCTTAAGAGTGTTCTTACAATCAGAGTGTATGGCGCCTCCTTCTTCCCCCCGGCGTCCTCTGCAGGTGGTGCTGTTGACTGTCCCGGTTGTGCCGGCGTTTCTGGCTCTGCAGTGGCCGGGCCCGTTGGCGACGTATCCACAAAGACTTCATCCGTTACCCGAAAACGGATCTCCTCTCCTTGGTCCATATAGAGGTCATGTGCCCCTTCGTCCGTCTCATATTCCCAAACCCAGACTTGCTCTGCTTCGTCGCTGCGACTGTAGCTAAGGACGCCTTCACAGCTCAACATCAATTTGAGACCGGAATTCAAATAGTATGTGAAACACTTTACTTCATTTATAAAAGTATTTTAGGTCAGGATACAATTTGGCAGGCTGCTGAAGTGACTCCGGTGGAATGAGAATATCATCAAAGAAGCCCATCGTCACTGTGAAGCAGAAAGGTTACAGAGAGCAGTGAGTGTTTACCCCCAGTCGTCTGATACGGGTAAAAGCaagcatttctttctttttttgtttgtttgtttttgtatacaCCAGATCTATTACTAAAGTGGCCCTTAAGTGACCCATAGAGgtttaaacatttcagtgataAGACACTCATGTGCTTGTAACAAAgttgaaaaataacacaaatacacaaaagaaCAGATAAACCAAACTGAATGTGCTGCATGCACCAGACAAACACTTTTGAGCACCATTTACTTCTGattacaaattcaaaataaacactCAAGAAGCTGAAAATATAAGTAAGGAATaagagtgaaaaacatttcacaacatatagcaaatttattttacaattgATTGTCTTTACCGACTGTTGTTTGCTAACATATCTCTGTAGACTGAAGCAAACAGGCTGAAATAGAAAGACAAAAGTTACCATGAACTCCCTCTTGGCTGCAGTACTTGATCTTGCCGACCAGAATCTCGTCGAGAAAAGGGTGAAAAACAACATACCTGAAATGAACTGAGAGAATGACCAAAGAAAGATGGGAACAAATCAGTGTGTGAGAGTCACGTAAAACTGAGAGAGTCCATCAACCATTACTTTAATCATAACTAAGAACTGAGTtctaacagaggcagaggcCAACCTCACTCATCAATCTGTATgcctgtgaatgtgttttattagtGGACAGGAAAACAGCTAAACATTTTCTGAGTCTGCATCAGTATGTCCTTAAGGACTTTGAGTAGGGTAGAAAATGGTGaccctctccatccctccctgaTCTGTACAAAACAGTGCTTCTATCGGGATTTTAAGGTAAAGGCTGAATTTCTTGTCAGCATCACTGacttaaaacacaataaaaagttttaataaacaacataaataaataaacttcagtCATTAAACAATCAAAACTACAAAAGTAAGTGGCCAAGTTATAACTGTGCTGCAATGTGATTGATGCGTGACTGTGTGAAAGAATAAGAGAGCCCCGCTCCCAGCTacatcgtcgtcatcatcatcatcatcatcatcatcatgcctTTGGTGTGTGAGGCTCCGTCTCCGGGGAATATGTAGGAGTCCTCCAGTTTAGTGATGTCGTACAAGCAGATGCACAGGCCAACATTGTAGACCACCTGAGGTGATGACAGCACATCACAGTTTAGCAAATACAGACATGCTAATCCACAAGAGCTCCGGACTGTCACAGGAGACATTCAAGAAGCAACATGACTTGTCTTATCTTAGCTTTTTACAAAAAAGGCTCTGCCCACATACAAAGTGCAAAACACTAAATCATATGCTAAGCTCagaacacacccacacacttgTTTTACTTGCATGCCAAGCACTCTTGAGATTTTAAGTTCCTTAAGGCACGTTGGTGATTATATGATCAttactaataaaataaaaaatgttaaagtcCTCAGTAGCAGTAAGAGGACAACTACTTCTTAGAGTGTACTACCAAAACTGCCTCAATATGTCACATCCCAGGACTTGCAAtgccacaaaaaagaaaaacttaggACGGAAGTGCTTTGCCTCATACAAATGGACTGAACTTGAACATCTCATCCAACTGatgaatttaaattatttaaagttttcattCTGTGCCAATTAAACCAAACTTAAAGTCTAATTTTTTAAGTTCAATTTTGAgaggtctgtgtttgtttctggtgTCCTTTTctcaacacaatgaaaacagtaaTACTTTAAAATTCCGTATTAAGTTCACAAACCTTATTGGCCAGTTTCTTGTTCAGCTCCTCAGCGATGGCCTCGTTCAGTTGTCTGTGGAAGTTCCACGGAGGGATCCTGACAGTGTCGACCATCTCCACCAGCAAGAACATGATGCAGACTGCAGACTGCGAGCAGGTACTCACACGCACTCACACTCAcgcacatatacatacacacacacacacacacaaacaaacagtagctgcagtgaaacaacCGCACTGAGCTGTCCGCTGAGCTGTGAGGTTCAGGAcagcatttcctgttttctcacagtggagaaaaacatcagcaaatgCTCGCAATCTGTATAATTAAACGACTTGAACTGCAGTAATCTTCGGCAAACTCAGAACCATCCATGGTGCCTCCACGTGATAATTTACGACAGTGTGTTTTACGTCATGTCGTAAAGCTTAAAGGTACAGTGCAGCTTTTTTAACGCTCGATCGTTATTATTATATGGAATAATTTTACACAACGAGCAATTTGGTCTCTAAAATTTCAACAATTCGCCATCTCTcttattgtattatatttactttcatttagGTTATGGTTAGATTTAGGTTGTTTATCTATTGATTTGGTTTAATTCGATAAAGTTCCTAAATGATGTAAGAAAAGGCACAGTATTTCTTTGTGCGTTTTTAAGTTAACTATGAACACTAGTTACTAGTAGTATTTGTATGACAAGGTGCTTCATTGAAATTTCTTAAATGAGTATGACAGATGATGATACAATTAACACAGTCTATGTATACTCACGAGTATGAACAGGTGTTTGACATGATAGTGTTAGTAAATAGATGCATAAACAAGTATGTTGATATAACAAAGTAGCGGTTATTGTTTTGACAGTGTGACCAGTCAGTATTGTATTAACACGTTGACAGTATTagataaaaacagatatttataATGAATGTCAAAGAATACATGCGAAGACTGTATGGAACAAAGCATCCATGACTGAAACCAActctgcctcagctgtctgtACATGCACTGTAACACAGCAATTCTCAGCAAATCACATCATCAATCTTATAGATTTCAtcaaacaaagaagaacacaaaaaagACCTCTTCAGAACTGACTCTTTATTAATTTATCATCTACAGTTACAAAATCAAGTTTAATGCTGAAACAGGAGTGTTAGGGAAATCATCACTATGAGAAAACAACGGTTCATGAtccatttttctttgtattttgaCAGAAGAAGCATGttgaaaattttattttcacacatatAAGATGATGCCTGACCAAACGGAGCACACCTGAGTACAAAGTGTCACAACAGGCACGCCACCACACAACGCCTCCATGAGCAACATCATTTGATTTGTTACTTTACATTAGCGCCTTTGCCTGAACAATAAAGCACAAACTTGTATCACAGTATAAGCAAAATGCTTCACCAACAGCTACTTTAAAAGAAATAGGATGATCAAATTAATCAGTAAGATgtcttaaaaataaacactaatCCTGGTGAATGCTGCAGGAATCAACACCCAATATATAATCAAATATTGTAGACATATCTCTGAAAGGTCACATAAAAATGGGTCATTTCTCAAACAACACCATCATTTCTTCAAATCTCAGCATTTTCATTAGGCATCTCTGGCAGTAAATCTGATACAGTGATGAGGAGTGATTAACCATCAAAATGATGGGCTTACAGAGGACACTGAACATGAAAACCCCTGTATGGAGTCATTAATGTCATAGTCCTAAAAGCTGGGCTGCTCTTATTTCAAAACATCTCTGCCACTGGAGATAAtctgaacaaaaccaaaattaattaattcattgaattacaaaaaatacataaagcTATCAAGAGTCACCTTCCCAACAGTAACATGTCAATTTTTACTATCAAAGCCCACCAGCAACCAACAACCACAATTAAATATCAGCGCTTTCATTAACCCGCAATCCACATGTCAGCTGGACTGTGAAGCTGAAGACCACAAACTGTTTATGATGACACTGTGTTACATGAGGTCACAGACTGAACAGCTCTCATTCAGACAGGAAGCATACAGAATGTTATTTACTCTCactcttatatatatatatatatattcatataatGATTCATTATATATGTACGCACCTCTATACAAATTGCAGATACTCTGTACTTTGTATcatttacacacagaaacaaactccTGACTTTTTAGCACACAGGGATTCACCTCAGAAACTGTAATTATTTGGTTAAGTGTTTTTACTGCCTGACGGATTTGTAGACTTtcaggatgatgatgagaatTCAGCACAGGGGACCAAGAGTTCTCCCATATAAAACATAGAAGCAACGACCTCAAACATCCCtaaatctgtgaaaatatgtAACCACACTGTTTCAGTAGCACAAACTAGGTATACATCATGGGAAGACTGTGACAGTCAAGATGATCTAGAATCAAAATTTTCTAATGTCTGAAAACGTGTGTATCAGTAAATTAATATTACAAGCTGTATGTAGTCCAATagtcacacacaacagagaTGTATGCTGAAGAGAAAAATCTTTGCAAAGGATGAAGGGAGCGTGGCTAAGCACACCTAAAACTACATTCCTAACTCTACAAAGTGCTAGTGTACAGGCACCTGGACACTAGATTGTGCGCATGTTTGTTTAAGAAGACAGAAGCCCATCTCCTGTTATGGCGGACCAAACCTCAACCTCAACATTACAGTTACAATTCCACACACTGGTATCTCCAAACGAAGTGAAAAGGAActataaaaaaaactcttaCTGActtagacagacagagaaatataACATAACATCCAAACTGGACAACTAACTGATTTGTGAAGCTCCATTTCAGGGGATTTGCTACTACAAAACTACAGAGCTTCTTCTGGACAGAGCACGATCACGGCCGTTTTATGACACTGTTAAGCTGCACGTTCCTCtcagagacaggagagacaggatGAGCAAACACAAACCGATGTTAACCCGATAAGAACAACGATGCaccacataaacataaacacacacacacagtggacaaaacacagatggaaagaaaaaaatggcaagACCAGTGCTAACACAATCGCAGTATGTGTTGTGGTTTGTTGTCCTAGTCagagacaatcacacacaaaaaatttCTCACAATAGGGTGTCATATCATGcgaaaagacagaaaaggagcaAGCAAGTATTGGAAGAGCAGCAGGGGGTGAACTCAGCTTCACATGTTAGCTGAAAGGTACCGCAGTGAACTACAGACTGGCTCAACTCAAAAGAAAagtgcaacagcagcagcacaaaaacacaagatgtcAGAGTGAGATCGATCTGCACTTGTACTGTGACAGTGTGGGGGGCTGACAGCATGTCAGTGATGCCACTTACAGTAAATAAGTGAGTGTGGTAGTTTGTTTACCACGTGGGTCCAATCTACAATTGGAAACATTTGTTCAAGTTAATCATGGCATCAGGGAGTATCAAACCAAGCAGCCCAGTACAATGAAGGATAAGTGCTGAAGTTCATGACTGCTGAATTAAGTGAAATGTAAttatagaaaaaaaaccttcaggTGACAGATTtggacaaaatgaagaaaaagtaCATTCATGTGAGTTAAACAACTTGCTATGCTTATTGAGCTGTTTGGATGGAACATTAATGAGGAGAACGGAAATGGTCTAGAGTGGATTTAGCAGGTAGGAATAAGGAAGCTATGCTTGTCATAGTCTGAATTGGGTTTGTGTACTGCTAGATACGGTCATTAAAGACGGTATACAGTGTGATGGATAATGAGTAATGTTTTATGTCAGTGCTGCTtctgttggggggggggggggtgttggaACAACCTTTGGTGAGAGCAAGCAACTTCTTTTGAGAATTACAGCAGTGTTACCAATCTCTCACAAAATTAGCAAAATATCACCCCATCCATTGGGGTTACACTCAGTGAATGAATAAGACAGACAGATCTGATTTTAAACCGCGGAGTGCTGCCACTAGGAACGGTGCTGCCTTTAACGGAGACCCACGCTGCTAAGCTGCGGTTATGTTTGCTTGGTtgagtgcatttgtgtgcaatAATTCTG of the Scatophagus argus isolate fScaArg1 chromosome 16, fScaArg1.pri, whole genome shotgun sequence genome contains:
- the csdc2b gene encoding cold shock domain-containing protein C2 produces the protein MADPNLTSPSGTPLRSPDTSLTLTFPFLREGSRVWEEGKELPLPRDLPSPLPTKRTRTYSATVRAHSGPVFKGVCKNFSRSQGHGFIRPSHGGEDIFVHISDIEGEYVPVEGDEVTYKVSRVPPKNLKVQAVEVKITHLNPGTKHETWSGQIISS
- the polr3h gene encoding DNA-directed RNA polymerase III subunit RPC8, yielding MFLLVEMVDTVRIPPWNFHRQLNEAIAEELNKKLANKVVYNVGLCICLYDITKLEDSYIFPGDGASHTKVHFRYVVFHPFLDEILVGKIKYCSQEGVHVTMGFFDDILIPPESLQQPAKFDEAEQVWVWEYETDEGAHDLYMDQGEEIRFRVTDEVFVDTSPTGPATAEPETPAQPGQSTAPPAEDAGGKKEAPYTLIGTICEPGLGLLSWWNN